The Anopheles coluzzii chromosome 2, AcolN3, whole genome shotgun sequence genome window below encodes:
- the LOC125906714 gene encoding uncharacterized protein LOC125906714, whose translation MPELLATSLPEYIAAGLKEVAQEQGFTEGLYRLESESGSNMGDGFVGQLLKVFIREADRELVVLCKLLPESEMRKQQGIPLFDRETEAYMQILPLLTKFQDEKALAKHLPRFDNVPRCYYAKTTLDKMESVIIMEDLRLQAYRMWDKANPVDFEHARLLMVTLGRLHALSFAIKDQQPEEFAKCRAFEDPMGKMLELDPTKGFEVMMAGMCRRAIETLDQHDNFRREKLKQIQDRCVQEIVACTDGKAAEPYAIVGHGDCWSNNMMFQYAEDNKTPSNIKLIDWQLSRYGSPVLDLVYFIFNCTDEEMRSHSYQRLLSIYYHSLSEHLHNLGGDVERQYPRIAFREQLKKFGRYGLVMSMMVLPIICTPNDELPDTDTAMEGFMNDMTNGNTNAELAYGTTEKAAIRYRKRMSGCIRDTIRYKKMSANQNTAFPRCFSGALKEVAREQGFTEGLYRLESESGSKFGDGFAGDLVKVFIREGDRELVVLCKLLPENETRKQQGISLFVRETEAYMKILPLLTKFQDEKALAKHLPRFDNVPRCYYAKTTLDMMESVIIMEDLRLQAYRMWDKANPVDFEHARLLMATLGRLHALSFAMKDQQPEEFAKCRAFEDPMGKMLELDPTKGFEVMMAGMCRRAIETLDQHDNFRREKLKQIQDRCVQEIVACTDGKAAEPYAIVGHGDCWSNNMMFQYAEDNKTPSNIKLIDWQLSRYGSPVLDLVYFIFNCTDEEMRSHSYQRLLSIYYHSLSEHLHNLGGDVERQYPRIAFREQLKKFGRYGLVMSMMVLPIICTPNDELPDTDTAMEGFMNDMTNGNTNAELAYGTTEKAAIRYRKRMSGCIRDTIRYGYI comes from the exons ATGCCGGAACTGCTCGCTACATCCTTGCCGGAGTACATCGCTGCCGGACTTAAGGAGGTTGCCCAGGAACAAGGATTTACGGAGGGCTTATACCGCCTCGAAAGTGAATCCGGTTCCAACATGGGCGATGGATTCGTGGGTCAGCTGTTGAAAGTGTTTATACGCGAGGCCGATCGTGAGCTTGTAGTGCTGTGCAAACTGCTTCCGGAGAGTGAAATGCGTAAACAGCAAGGCATACCACTGTTTGACAGAGAAACGGAAGCGTACATGCAAATTCTTCCCCTGCTGACAAAGTTCCAAGATGAAAAGGCTCTCGCGAAGCATTTGCCCCGGTTTGACAATGTGCCTCGGTGTTACTACGCCAAGACTACGCTCGACAAGATGGAATCCGTGATCATTATGGAGGATTTGCGCCTGCAGGCGTACCGTATGTGGGACAAGGCGAACCCTGTCGATTTCGAGCATGCCCGGCTACTCATGGTCACCTTGGGTCGGCTTCATGCACTTTCGTTTGCGATAAAAGATCAACAGCCCGAAGAGTTTGCCAAGTGCCGAGCGTTCGAAGATCCAATGGGTAAAATGTTGGAGCTCGATCCTACCAAAGGATTTGAAGTGATGATGGCCGGCATGTGCCGTAGAGCAATCGAAACACTGGACCAGCACGATAACTTCCGGCGGGAGAAACTGAAGCAGATACAGGATCGGTGCGTGCAAGAAATTGTTGCCTGTACGGATGGCAAAGCAGCCGAGCCGTACGCTATTGTAGGTCACGGTGACTGTTGGTCCAACAACATGATGTTCCAGTATGCAGAAGAT AATAAAACACCTTCAAATATTAAACTGATCGACTGGCAGCTGTCCCGGTACGGTTCACCCGTGCTCGATCTGGTCTACTTCATCTTCAACTGTACCGACGAGGAGATGCGTTCCCATAGCTACCAACGGCTACTGAGCATCTATTACCACAGCCTTAGCGAGCATCTGCACAACCTGGGAGGAGACGTTGAGCGGCAGTATCCACGCATCGCTTTCCGAGAGCAGTTGAAAAAGTTTGGCCGGTACGGACTTGTGATGTCCATGATGGTGCTACCGATCATTTGCACTCCGAACGATGAGCTGCCCGATACGGACACGGCAATGGAGGGTTTCATGAATGACATGACTAATGGAAACACCAACGCTGAGCTGGCGTACGGCACGACGGAAAAGGCCGCGATTCGCTATCGGAAACGAATGTCCGGATGCATTCGCGATACCATACGCTAT aaaaaaatgtccgCTAATCAAAATACCGCTTTTCCGCGCTGCTTCTCTGGTGCACTTAAGGAGGTCGCCCGAGAACAAGGGTTTACGGAAGGCTTGTACCGCCTCGAAAGTGAATCTGGTAGCAAATTTGGGGATGGTTTTGCTGGTGATCTAGTGAAGGTGTTCATTCGCGAAGGAGACCGAGAGCTGGTAGTTCTGTGCAAGCTGCTGCCGGAGAATGAAACGCGCAAACAGCAGGGAATTTCTCTGTTTGTTAGAGAAACGGAGGCGTACATGAAAATTCTTCCCCTGCTGACAAAGTTCCAAGATGAAAAGGCCCTCGCGAAACATTTGCCCCGGTTTGACAATGTGCCTCGATGTTACTACGCCAAGACTACGCTCGACATGATGGAATCCGTGATCATTATGGAGGATTTGCGCTTGCAGGCGTACCGTATGTGGGACAAGGCGAATCCTGTCGATTTCGAGCATGCCCGGCTACTCATGGCCACCTTGGGTCGGCTTCATGCACTTTCGTTTGCGATGAAAGATCAACAGCCGGAAGAGTTTGCCAAGTGCCGAGCGTTCGAAGATCCAATGGGTAAAATGTTGGAGCTCGATCCTACCAAAGGATTTGAAGTGATGATGGCCGGCATGTGCCGTAGAGCAATCGAAACACTGGACCAGCACGATAACTTCCGGCGGGAGAAACTGAAGCAGATACAGGATCGGTGCGTGCAAGAAATTGTTGCCTGTACGGATGGTAAAGCAGCCGAGCCGTACGCTATTGTAGGTCACGGTGACTGCTGGTCCAACAACATGATGTTCCAGTATGCAGAAGAT AATAAAACACCTTCAAATATTAAATTGATCGACTGGCAGCTGTCCCGGTACGGTTCACCCGTGCTCGATCTGGTCTACTTCATCTTCAACTGTACCGACGAAGAGATGCGTTCCCATAGCTACCAACGGCTACTGAGCATCTATTACCACAGCCTTAGCGAGCATCTGCACAACCTGGGAGGAGACGTTGAGCGGCAGTACCCACGCATCGCTTTCCGAGAGCAGTTGAAAAAGTTTGGCCGGTACGGACTTGTGATGTCCATGATGGTGCTACCGATCATTTGCACTCCGAACGATGAGCTGCCCGATACGGACACGGCAATGGAGGGTTTCATGAATGACATGACTAATGGAAACACCAACGCTGAGCTGGCGTACGGCACGACGGAAAAGGCCGCGATTCGCTATCGGAAACGAATGTCCGGATGCATTCGCGATACCATACGCTATGGATATATTTAA
- the LOC120951518 gene encoding uncharacterized protein LOC120951518, translated as MSANQNTAFPRCFSGALKEVAREQGFTEGLYRLESESGSKFGDGFAGDLVKVFIREGDRELVVLCKLLPENETRKQQGISLFVRETEAYMKILPLLTKFQEEKALAKHLPRFDNVPRCYYAKTTLDSMESVVIMEDLRLQAYRMWDKANPVDFEHARLLMATLGRLHALSFAMKDQQPEEFAQCREFTDPMTKMLALDPKKTFQKMAASMCRRAIDTLEKDDTYRRGKLELLQDRCVQEIEACVDANAAEPYAVIGHGDCWSNNVMFQYAEDNQTPSKIKLIDWQLSRYGSPVLDLVYFIFNCTDEEMRSHSYQRLLSIYYHSLSEHLHNLGGDVERQFPRSAFREQLKKFGRYGLLIAMLILPMICTPNDELPDTNKAMEGLVKENPDGDDEVHFEYGTTEKAAIRYQKRMSGCIRDMVRLGYI; from the exons atgtccgCTAATCAAAATACCGCTTTTCCGCGCTGCTTCTCTGGTGCACTTAAGGAGGTCGCCCGAGAACAAGGGTTTACGGAAGGCTTGTACCGCCTCGAAAGTGAATCTGGTAGCAAATTTGGGGATGGTTTTGCTGGTGATCTAGTGAAGGTGTTCATTCGCGAAGGAGACCGAGAGCTGGTAGTTCTGTGCAAGCTGCTGCCGGAGAATGAAACGCGCAAACAGCAGGGAATTTCTCTGTTTGTTAGAGAAACGGAGGCGTACATGAAAATTCTGCCCTTGCTGACAAAGTTCCAAGAAGAAAAGGCTCTCGCGAAGCATTTGCCCCGGTTTGACAATGTGCCTCGGTGTTACTACGCCAAGACTACGCTCGATAGCATGGAGTCTGTGGTCATCATGGAGGATTTGCGCTTGCAGGCGTACCGTATGTGGGACAAGGCGAACCCTGTCGATTTCGAGCATGCCCGGCTACTCATGGCCACCTTGGGTCGGCTTCATGCACTTTCGTTTGCGATGAAAGATCAACAGCCGGAAGAGTTTGCACAGTGCCGGGAGTTTACTGACCCAATGACCAAAATGTTGGCGCTCGACCCAAAGAAGACATTCCAAAAGATGGCGGCTAGTATGTGCCGTAGAGCAATCGATACGCTCGAAAAAGATGATACATACCGACGAGGGAAACTGGAGCTGCTGCAAGACCGATGCGTGCAGGAGATCGAAGCTTGCGTTGATGCAAATGCAGCCGAGCCGTACGCGGTAATAGGCCACGGTGACTGTTGGTCCAACAATGTGATGTTCCAGTATGCAGAAGAT AATCAGACACCTTCCAAAATTAAACTTATTGACTGGCAGCTGTCCCGGTACGGTTCACCCGTGCTCGATCTGGTCTACTTCATCTTCAACTGTACCGACGAGGAGATGCGTTCCCATAGCTACCAACGGCTACTGAGCATCTATTACCACAGCCTTAGCGAGCATCTGCACAACCTGGGAGGGGACGTCGAGCGACAGTTCCCACGTAGCGCTTTCCGAGAGCAGTTGAAAAAGTTTGGCCGGTACGGACTTCTTATTGCGATGTTGATATTGCCGATGATTTGTACGCCCAACGATGAGCTACCCGATACGAATAAGGCAATGGAAGGACTAGTGAAAGAAAATCCCGATGGAGATGATGAGGTTCATTTCGAGTACGGAACGACGGAAAAGGCCGCGATTCGCTATCAAAAGCGAATGTCTGGATGCATTCGGGATATGGTTCGGTTGGGGTATATTTAA